AGGCCTGTAACTAAAAAGTATGCTACACGGCTATAGGCACTAGtggaagctgctgaggggaggacggctcataataatgtctgggacggcgcaaatggaatggcatcaaacatggAAATCATGTGTTTAATGTATTTGACACCAGTCCACCTATTCTGGcttcagccattaccacaagcccgtcctccccaattaaggtgccaccaacctccgtTCACGGCACAATGCTTTAAGGGCATCATCAAGCAATTTCTCCATCgttcaaattaaattaaattagcCTTCGATAGCCAGGGAGATTCAAGATCCTTGGAGTTGAAAAGATTTCAATAAGATGGGAATCCTGTATTCTATCACAATTGCCAACACACTGACTTCTGCGCATGCACCATCATACCTGTGTTTGTCACAATGGTTAAATATGCGGTTAACCTCAGTGACGTCGCATCAAGACTAGAAGGACTGTAATTCAAATTTTCGACGATGACTGAACaataagaaaaaaaagaaatcaaAATAGGTCCTGGGGGTACTCATTAATTGTGGATATGCAACCATTCGTGTCGTGAATTCATGACGTGTTTTTTTCCGTGGGATAGGGGTCTATAGGCGATATGTGGTCATAAACCAGTATTGTAGGTTTTtagatgtgttttttttttttacatggaagCAAAAAATGAAAGACCCCTATGTGCAATCCTCTAGCTTAATGCATATTGCAATAATTATAGGCTActgcaacgagagagagaaacagtggagTTCTTATTCATGACGTATATAAAGAATACTTTAAATCATCGCATTTGAGGACAGTGAAATTAATCAACTCAGTGTATTGGCTTGCATCGCTCCTGGACCCGCCTACCGGACGTGTTTTGAGACCAGAACGTCCACTTCATTTGCTGGACAAGACAGAAGGCGCCCTTTATGTGCTACATTACCTCATTTAAAAAAATCACCACCTCGCTGCCCTGACCTCAGAGTCTATCTATAAATGCCTATTCGAGCTTTCGCCAGCCGGGTAAACAATTGCGGTGAGTGTATCTGAAAGCCCGTGGACCACGGAGACTGTAGCGCACCATCTCATTATCTTCCTCGTAAATGCCTCATAAATACCAGAATGATGCAATTGTTTTACGCGATAAGCCCGTGTTCGAGCCAAGATGAGCTTGAGAGAAATCTGCTCCGTCAGTGAAGGACACGTTGTGTGTGTTAAGCATCCTACAGGCTAAGCGTTTTCTAGTGCGCGGTGTATAGCATCTAATCATTCAAGACGGACGGCGTGGCGGAGCACAGAGGGAAGGAGCACAGCGTGGCGGAGCAAATATGAGGGACAGGGACTTCATGCCCAACGTGGAACGGGGGAAACCCGCCACATACACTGGGGACAAGAAGGCTAAAATGGCTGCGAAGACCAACAAAAAGTGGGTGAGACTGGCCACTGTTTTCGCATACGTGTTGTCCGTGTCTCTGGCGGCTATCATATTGGCCATATATTACAGCCTAATATGGAAACCAACGTctgcctcctcctcatcatcatcattttcGAGACCCAATGCTGTGACCCCCGTCACGGCAAATACTACGAACAATACCACCAGTGTACCAAATGATACCATACACACAGGTACGCAGAAGACGGACACTTTTACACGCGATGAGTTGAGGTCCATGGCATCACGTGTTACAATAAAAACAGATACCGCCGGGACCAATGCATTTCAGTCGTTGGATAGTAGCAGTAAAAGTCCCACGGTCCCCTCAGGCGACAATACGCCCACAACAGCGGTTGAAGGACCAACAATAGTACACTTGGTCACCGCACAAAGCTACGCAGCCACACAGAACGAAATGGCCACGCCGGCAGAAGTCAGAGACGCGTCTCCAAGTGTCACTCGAGAGGATCCAGCGAACTTGCCGACGCACACAAACAGGAACCAAGAAGAGACGTGGTGGACGTTTGGAGTACAACAGGAATCGCAGGAAGGATATGGGCTGGATTCTATCCGAGCGAGTCAACCGATGGATTCTTCTTGAACAAGAGTGAAGCTCGCGGAAGCCTCGGCGGCTCCAAACGCAGACCAACAGGCTTTGCGCACGGACTCTACCTCTGACCAGGCCCGGGGTACGCGGGGACTCGTTACCTTTACTGATGCACAACTTGATTCTGATTTAATAACGGAAGGGTCCTCTTACTTCCTGGAGGAGCTGGTTACCGTGGACAACGGGGATGCCTCAGTCAAAACTACACATGTCCTGAGCGCCCGTGATTTTTTAGACACCATACAAAGTGTGGTGTAGCGCCTATTATTCTTATAATGCATTAACGCTTTGGGGAAATTATACATCAAATATTCCAAATGATACCTTAATTTGGCACCGTTATTTGGATTGTTGGCATCACAACATTTCTATGGGTTATATCTTCAGTTCAAATGTGACCCCATAGTCTACTGCTGAGGAAATTAACTAAATACTTGGACTAGTCTGGATTGGGCTATAGGCATGTATGTGTTGTTTACATTGGGCCTTATTATCAAGGATGACGGACTAATACACAAATACTAAGCTATTTAACGAAAATACGCTCGACAAATGCTGGCTATTTTTAGGCCTTTAGGTTATGTCCCAATGTAAGATGATGTCATAAATGGATTGGCAGAGGAAAAACATGTAGTCCCTCTCAGGTATGTCCATATAAACTTGATTCAAAGCGAGATTCACTGTGTTATGATCTTTTGAGTAGGAGTAGAATTGTGCACACCGGCCTATGTTGATGTTTTAGCCAAATGTAGCCTCCTTTTTACAATTCCCATGTGCAATACGTAGCCTGTATCAAGAGACAAATAAAAACCTTTTGAGAATAATATTGTTTGTCATTTCTTTACACTACAGGCTAGTAGGttatttagaaaaatgtatttaagattaggctttatgaatttatttcaagAACATTTTGTTTGCGCACAATTACGCACTGCTTCCTTGACTGAATCAATGATTCAAGTGTCAAATAGTTGCCCCTTATTGTTTCAACTGGGTAGGGTTGACATCTTTAATACCGAGAAAGATTGCTTTGTCTTTAATAGGCTACTTTTCAATTTTATATTGCTTGTTGGTGCGTGGAATTATTTTCCATGGCAGGTGGCGAACCAACATATCCACGTATTATCAAAACAAGGTCAAATGTTCACACAGAGGTGTTTGTACACCAGAAAAACACAGTCATAACTTTACTGTAAACAGCACCATTAATCTAGTCTTATAACAATACGTAGTAATGAGCTAACCCACATAATTGATTTATTCTCAAATTGATcatttgagaagaaaaaaaactgaatAGTGTTATTATAGCTTTTTACATTTCGGGTAATAATCATAAATGGCAAAGACAACCACGTAAACATTTTCACAATCCATATTGTTCAGAAACACTCATGTGAAACTCCACGCCAGCAAGTGTCAAGCTGACCATTACACCACATTACCTTTCCGCAGGCCTGGAAATGGTTGCATGTTGAACTAAAGTACCCACCTGCAAACCTAATAGCGTATCACCAGTGGTGCCAAACTGTTCACAAACTTGACCCTAAGGGCTTTGACAGATGTCATATTGGACATCGGGCTGATCGGGCTGATCCTAGCCTACAGTCCTGTAACGTCAAGCCTCACGTAGAGTGATTGTTTCAGTGCATAGTTGTTCTGACAAGAACAAAACGAGGCATATTGCCCAAAACCGTCTTTCATTAACTTTATTTTCCTGGTGCTCTGATGGTACTGCCAGACAAAGAGATGAGAAGTGATTGTTCGATGCCTTTTTCATCACTCACCAATTTACAGAAAGTAATACAAAATGCCTCCTCTCAGACCACAACTCATCCATTCCCTGTCACAAATAATAGTGTTACTTCAGTTTAGTCTGGTTGTGTGCTGAAAATTAAACAGAGTAAGACAAGGGTTGAAATAGTCTGGGACATTTTTATCCTGGCcgattgaatattttggagaaTAGTCATTTTGTCCTATAAAGGTGAATGGTGGGGGCAGGGAAAATGTGTCATCGGGATGACATTGCTTCACCAATTGGGATGAACTCCACCGTAGCTGCAGCAGAAACTGCTTTGTTGGACAACATGGCACAAATACAAGCAGGGCATTGTGGGAGGCCGTCAAGATCATTAACATAAGGGTTTGTTGACCTTTCAGAGCCCTCAAGGGATTGTATGGAGGACTAACCAAACCAATCAAACCAGTAAACCACAATGCATAAGAGAAGGTTAAGAAGGTTATGTGTTCCCCCAGAGATGTAGATTGCAAGCCTTTGATGTAGCAATATTCCAACCTGAGGGCCAGGGTATATGTAGGGGCGTATTCAGAGGGGTGTTACGGGTggaaactaccccccccccctgaaaTATGATTGATCTTAATATTGATCTTAATGAGAAAATGTATTAGATATTACAAAGTATGACAGCTGTTACCTTATTGTTTTGTCCATGggccatgaaatgggtttcttgCAAACTGCAGACACGACATTGGACAATAACATTGAAAACAGTTTACAGGCTGACCCACTTCCTAATAATTTTCACTGAGGCAAGGAGTTCACATGAAGAATATGGTTTTAGAATTTTGGGGCATTTCACATTAAATTGCACATTGAACACAAGATCATATCAACCCCCTTGGATttgttcacattttgttgttttacaaagTGGGATCGAAAAATATTTAAGAGATTTTTTGTAATTGATTTAGACAACATACTCCATAATGTCCAATTGAAAAGAACATTCttcacatttttacaaatgtatatatatttttataactaaaatagttgttgcataagtattcaccccctttgtttaggcaagtcttaacaaatcacataataagtcacatggactcacactgtgtgaaataataggggttgacattactttttaatgactaccccgtcctctgtcccccatacatacaacacCTGTAAAGTCCCGCAGTCAAGTAATGAATATCAAGCACAGATTCCACTACAAAGACCATGGAGATTTTAATAACCCTCATAAAGAATGGCAgagattggtagatgggtaacaataacaaatcagacattgaatatttatttcagcatggtcaagttaatagtTACGCTGTGGATGATGTATCAACCCACGCAGACACAAAGAGACAGGCGTCCTTCTGAATTGAGctgatcgagggagattatcagtggtcttgtatgtcttccatttcctaataattgctcccacagttgatttcttcaacccaagctgcttacctattgcagattcagtcttcccagcctggtgcaggtctacaattttgtttctggtgtcctttgacagctctttggtcttggccatagtggagtttggagtgtcttttatactgataacaagttcaaacaggtgccattaatacaggtaacgagtggaggacagaagagcctcttaaagaagaagttacaggtctgtgagagccagaaattttgcttgtttgtaggtgaccaaatacttattttccaccataatttgcaaataaattcataaaaaatcctacaatgtgattttctggattttttttctcattttgtctgtcatagttgaagtgtacctatgatgaaaattacaggcctcttgcacaattggtggctgactaaatacttttttgccccactgtacatatacac
This portion of the Salvelinus fontinalis isolate EN_2023a chromosome 27, ASM2944872v1, whole genome shotgun sequence genome encodes:
- the LOC129824885 gene encoding uncharacterized protein LOC129824885; this translates as MRDRDFMPNVERGKPATYTGDKKAKMAAKTNKKWVRLATVFAYVLSVSLAAIILAIYYSLIWKPTSASSSSSSFSRPNAVTPVTANTTNNTTSVPNDTIHTGTQKTDTFTRDELRSMASRVTIKTDTAGTNAFQSLDSSSKSPTVPSGDNTPTTAVEGPTIVHLVTAQSYAATQNEMATPAEVRDASPSVTREDPANLPTHTNRNQEETWWTFGVQQESQEGYGLDSIRASQPMDSS